CGATACACATTGTGTTCTATCCAACCGGCTCCCTCGAATGCCGGTACGATTCCCGATTCTGAAATATTAGAAATGTGGTAGCTGTGCTGATTCCACACGCGGCGGGTCCCCACCCAGTTTTCCTTGTCATTGCTGTAGGCAATCACACCGTGCATTCCCACATCACCCAGCGGAGATTCCATCGCCAGAAGAATATCTGCGTGGCCGTTGTTGTCCACGTCCACTATTACTGGATTATCAAAGATAGTTCGTGAGCCGCGAGCAGCTTGGTATTTCAAGTGACCATCCACTCCGTCCCAAATAAAGACGTTGCCCTCATCGGCATAGACAACTTCAGCACGGCCATCACCTTCGAAATCAAAAGTGGTTGGCCCCGACGCGCCTGTTTGGTCACTGCTTTGAGCTTTCCACTTAAGCGTAAGATCATGCTCAAACACATACACCCAATTCGTCGCTGAGATAACAATCTCAGGATAGCCATCGCCGTCTAAGTCACCAACTGCAGGGTTCGTTGCGATGAATCCCTCGTCTTCACCGTCTTCGTTAAGCTGGCCACTGGAGATATGCAGAGGTCCATAAAGTGTTGTTCCATCATCTTCTAAAACCAGCAGGTCGTTAGAAGCTGTCAGTAAGATCACTTCGGGGTTTGAATCTGCGTCAACATTGGCAACGGTTGAAAGCCCATCGGCTAAATCTTCTCGATGCCAAATCTTTTCACCAGCGTAATTAAACGCCGTTCTTCCTGAGACAAGCTCGTTTGTGCCATCTCCGTTTAAATCCACAAAAACACTCATTGGACCGTGCCCTGCACCGCCTTCGCCATCGCCGCCATCTGCGCTTGTCGAAGTCGTACCCTCAAACAAAAGCTGGCCATTATGACTAAACACAGCATTGCCAAATGCAATCTCAGGCCATCCATCACCGTTCATGTCGCCAATGGCAGGCCCGCCACCATTCTCGATCACAAATTCGGGCATCCGCCACAACTGACTTTCCCATTTAAAAGTTCCATCATGCTCAAGTGCGTAAAGAGAGCCGTGGGCAAACTTTCCGCGAATGCAGCAACCGGGATCTGTCATTTCGCAATTCTCATTGGGCGCAATGTACGTGTATTTCACGCCAATGATTTCAGCGAGTCCGTCACCATCAATATCACCTGCTGCCAGCTGAGCTTCGGCCTCCATTGCTCGGGCCATAGGATCCGCGGGGTCTCCTTCGGGCAAGCGTCCCCACTCCCAAATTGTTGAACCATCATCGCCGCTGACCGCAATCACCACTGCCGGTGATGCGTTGTTGGCGTTACAAAAAGCATCTTGTCCGCCGCCTCCGCCGCCCAACATATCCATACTGCTTTCAAGCGCGGTAAAGATAACATCCGGTGTATCCATCACGTCCACCACACCATCTGCATTGTCGTCAGTTAAATTCATCACGATGGGTGTCATCCAAACATCATCGTACCCTGGATAAGTTGAAGTGCCGGTCCAACGCCATTTCTCAAGTGGCTCATACACATCTGAACCAATGCAATCGGGAACTTCAGGTACATAAGCATTGCAAAGAGCACTCAAATTAAAGGGTGCGTTTTCACAGGCATCACTGAGCACCTGAATGTCGGCTTGATGGACACCACCTGCCACCGGCGCGCAAAGAAACTGTAAGTTTACATTCTCACCAGGCTGCAATGTTGCATAGGTATTGGTCGCCATCGATATCGCCGACGAGCCAGTGACAACCACGTCAGTAATATTTAAACTCTCAGTGCCAAAATTGGTGCAAGTGACACTTCGCACGCCACTTGTGTCCACTTCAACAGTACCAAAATGAGTCATCACGGGGTTGCAAGATATAATTTGCGTGCAGGTACCATCATAATTACCACTTAAATTAACCCGTGCCTCCTGTGCACCTGAAGCATTCGACAGCACGGTGAAAGCACCAAAATCACCATCGGATTCCGACGGGGTATACCGCACTCTTACCGTTGTGCTCTCTCCTGCCGCGAGTTCCATCGGTAATGAATCACCGCTTGGCGATACCTTTAAAAACTCAGGTGCGCTGGCAGCATCCATCTCAATTCCACGAATATCTAAAACACCCGCTCCGCAATTTGTTAAAACCACATCTTGATCAACCGTCGTCCCCGGACCCGCTATACCAAAATCAAAACTATCACAGGGCTGAGATGGTCCACATTGAACGGTCGCCGGCGCCACGCCATCCACTCCAACACAAAGCCTCGAACCCATGACATTTCCGTAAAGAGGGATATCTAAGGTGGGCTGGTACATATCGTTGGAAATAATACGTAGGGTTTCCAACTTGATGCCCTCGCTCATCGGCTCGAAGAAAACATTAACAGACGTATCCATCATGCCACCGGGTGGAATTCCCAAAAAGCTTGTCAGCTCACTCATATCGCCCAAGCGGTATTCCTGGTTTCCAGCAACGAGGTAAATATCGTTAATATTACAACGGCCATTGAAGAAATCGCCCTCGCTTAAATTCGATAAATTGAAACCGATGTTTTGAATCTCGCCAATATTAACGTCGCCAAAGTCTCCATAGCTTGGCTGCACATCCAAGACACATCCATCTCCAACCGGAGGGTTCGCAGTGGCTATAAGGTCTGTAGATACCTGTGTACCGTAAGAGTCATCTGCATAAAGCGTGAACATCGACTCCACATAGGACGTGACACCACCTAAAAACTGCACCGTGAGTTCTATATGCTCGCCAGGCTGCAGAACCATCGGGACTTCTTGAGTTGGTAAAACACCGGTCAGCTCAAAATCAGTCGCGCCTGATGTTCTTTGAGCATCGTACACCCGACAAGCAATTTCACCGTTGTTAAACAGCCGAAAGTTATGGGACGCACCCGCTGCGGCTTGTCCAAAAACGATGCTCCCAGGGAATGTACCCAGTTCACACGAAGGTCTCTCGAGTCCTCGACCTAAAATATCAACCGGAAAATAAGGTTGGGCCGTGGGTACATCCGTGTAGAGCCAAAGCTGCCCTGCATCCGCAGGAGGTGCAATCACAGTAGGCAAGTACCGAATATCAACCGCGCCTTCCTCACCAGGCTCAAGCAAACCTGATTCCGGCCATATCGTTTCAGCGATGGTGAAGACTTCGGAACCGCCCGTCGCCATTCCAATCGTCGCTTCAGAAACCATGATTGCCTCATCGCCACACGATTCAAAACGCCAACGCTGCGTTGACTCAGTTCCCACAATGACACCACCAAAATCGAGATTCGTGGCACCAATGGCGCATAAACAAGGACCTCCCACAGTTCCTGTCAGATTTAGGTAAATCGGGTTGTCTGGTTGACCAACAAAACCAAAGCCATCTTGGCCATCGGGCACTCGCCCATCATTGGATGTCAAAACCCAGCGTGCTGTCTGAGGCCCACATAGGTTACCTCGTAGCTCCGCCTCGAATACAAAGTTCTCACCTGGCTCTAAAACAATGTAGATACCCTGAGGATCCTGTGACACTCCGGGAGCAATTCTAAACTGAGTTGAGGAGCCAGTTGCCACCGTTGGATTGTAGAAAATCAAATCCGAATCGCCCAGATTCTTCACGGTCACAGGCAGGCGGCTGTTTTCCCCAGCAACCACACGCCCAATCTCTGCATTCAGTTCGGGCAAGACACAATCGCCGGAAGCTGAACAATTTTCTTCCCGCGTTGCAGCTTTAAGTGCCTCGTAGCAGACCTCGCCTTCGCCATCGGCCGATGCCACACAGATGTCAATCTTAGGCAGGTCCGGACTGATACTGTCTAGACCTTCGCTGCACTGGCAGCCCACCAAGACGCTAAGACTCGTAAAGATCGGTAGGTACCGACTCAAAAGATGCTTCATAAATTTCCCCCATGCAGAAATGCTGCCGTAGGAAACACGACTCGTACGCGATCCGTCAAGCTAAATGTATACGGATGTAAAGAAATGTGAGGGGTACTTCCAAAGGGTCATACCAAAATAAGTCGCAATTTGGTTTTATGTCTTAAAATCATCATATTGGCGCACTTTGGTACCACCAATCTTCCCTTTCCAATCGCAAGTTGCCTGGGAACTCGCCGAATCGCTTCCTCTATGATAGTAATCTTATGTACCACAAATGACGAAGACCGCGTCTTCAAGAATAGTGACTTGGATTGTAAAGTAAGATGTCAAACATCGTCGTAGAACTTCCGTCTCAAGCTATAGAGACAACATTTCATAACTCATCACACTCGCTTACGGAGCAACGTAGCAGTGGTCGCCGTTTTTGGGCGCACACTCAAGATGGGTGGAAGCTTGCCCTTTACCACAAATCGCCTGAGAACAGTGGTTCCAGGATGGGACCTATCCTCTTGGTGCATGGACTGGGTGCCAATCGCTACAACATGGATGCCCCGGTACACGAAATCAATTTGGCGGAGTACCTACGCGCAAGAGGGCATGATGTATGGATTGCTGAACTGCGGGGAGCAGGCCGGAGCCACTACACCGGTAAATTTTGGAAAAAGCGTAAAACCTACAACTTCAACGATATTGTCTTTCAAGATGTCCCAGCTCTAATCAAGAAAGTGCAGGCCGAGACGGGAGCTCAGAGAGTTCACTGGATAGGCCACAGTTTGGGCGGAATGCTCGCCTATGCATCGATGATTAACGGACGCAGTGATCTCTTTGGCGCGGTTGTGACTGTGGGCTCACCGGGTATCTCAGCGAACCAACATCCATTTCTCGATTTCATTTTTCCGTTAAGGGCCATTCTCAAACTTCAAAAATGGGCACCCTACCGCCCAGCATCTTTGGTTGGGAAACTCTTTCCTCGAATCACCAAACGCATAGCCTGCCCTGCCCTGGCCAACCATAGCCTCATGAATCATCAAGATGTATCAGCCTTGGTCTCTGTGGCACTCTCACCGGTGTCCACCCGGCTGGTTCAGCAATTCGCAAACTGGTACACTATGTCTAAAGACCAAGCAGGGTCTGGTCATCAAGGCGATTACTGGAAAAATCTCGATACCATCGACCGGCCTGTTTTATTCGTGGCCGGCGCAGCGGATAAACTTGTACCCATCGAAAACGTGGCTGAGGTTTACAATAAAATTAACACTGAAGATAAGAAGCTTCTTGTATGCAGTGAAGCCAATGGTTTTGCCGGGGATTACGGCCACATTGATTTACTGCTCGCGCGCAGCGCTCGGTACGAGATTTATCCAGAGATTGCTTCCTGGATTGAAACACACCCGTCTTAATTCTCTCGCCCTTATACTTTACGCAAACGCTGCTTGAATCTTCGACTTGGTGGCTCTTATTGCAGTTCCAAGATGGTGATAAATCGGCGTACGGCTGGCACTGCTTTTAGGCTCATAAGGCCCCGTAAGGTAGGGAACAAACATCGTGCGGCGCAGGCTATCTTGTCCATACAGTTTAGAACGCGCTACCCGGTGCCAGAGACGACCATCATGAATGGTTAAATCACCGGCCTTTGTCGTCACGCAGATTTCCTTGTCGTCACTTCTGTGATCAAGAAAATAAAGCTTCTTAAAACACATCGACATAAACCCTTGGCGATGGCTCCCCGGTAATAAACGAAGCCCACCGTTGTAGGTATCGCAGTCGTCGAGGTGAAGGCCTATATTAAGCATTCTTTGCGGCATGCGCAGATAACAGAGGTCTCGCAGACCATCAGTGTGCCAACCCAAGCGAGGATGAATGCTTTCAGGGACGTTCATGTATCGATTGACCACCACACCATCTTTTTCGTCTTCGCCGATGCGCGCATCCTCGCCCACAAGGCGGCGGATTGGCTCAAATCGGCTATGAGTCACAAACTTACTGATAAACTTCGAGTGACGAGAGGTGAACGCAAACCGTTGAAGGAATTTTGCTCCTCGGTCGTCCTTGCCCCAAAATAAAGGAATTCCATTGATGGAATCTCGCTCTTCGGTTGCCCACTCGCCTTCGATTCTTTCAAGTTCAGAGATGATACCCTCTACTTCATCCTTTGAAGCGACACCCTCGAAATGAACAAATCCGTAGGCGTCTAAGAATGCCAATTGTTCTTCGGTTAAAGTCTCACCCAATTTGTAACGTGTGTTCATGGGTGGCAGGTTCTTGAGTTCATCAGGCTTAATAAACATAGTGGTCTTCCTTAGTTAATTTTGATTTCGAATAAGGTTCGTGTGACTTCGACAAGGTGCGATTCCACGGCCAGCATTGAGGCCTCGCCCTGAAGCCCGGTCACTATTTCCAGTTCTCGTTCTGAGCTAAGAGCGTAGCGAACCACCAGGTTCACGGCGCTTTGGCATAAAAGGCGTGTTTCCACAGAACCGCGGCCAAGTAGCTCGCCAACCGCCAGAGTTATCCGCGTAAAGAATGGATCGACAAACTGCTCTCGGCGGGCCTGCGAAACTTCCCCGTGGTCGACGACCTCGCGCATCACCAAGCGAATGGCCATGTGGTTTCGTCGGGCAAAACCAAAGCCGCGCCGAATGACGTGTTCCACCAGAGCACCCACCCCATCAAGGTTCTGAATTTCATTTTGTAATTCAGACCAAAGACTTCCCAACTCGCCGTACATTGCATCGATGCAGGCATCGTAAAGCTTCGCCTTGCTACCGAAGTAATGGTGCACAGTACCCAGGCTGACCCCAGCGCC
This sequence is a window from Deltaproteobacteria bacterium. Protein-coding genes within it:
- a CDS encoding choice-of-anchor D domain-containing protein — protein: MKHLLSRYLPIFTSLSVLVGCQCSEGLDSISPDLPKIDICVASADGEGEVCYEALKAATREENCSASGDCVLPELNAEIGRVVAGENSRLPVTVKNLGDSDLIFYNPTVATGSSTQFRIAPGVSQDPQGIYIVLEPGENFVFEAELRGNLCGPQTARWVLTSNDGRVPDGQDGFGFVGQPDNPIYLNLTGTVGGPCLCAIGATNLDFGGVIVGTESTQRWRFESCGDEAIMVSEATIGMATGGSEVFTIAETIWPESGLLEPGEEGAVDIRYLPTVIAPPADAGQLWLYTDVPTAQPYFPVDILGRGLERPSCELGTFPGSIVFGQAAAGASHNFRLFNNGEIACRVYDAQRTSGATDFELTGVLPTQEVPMVLQPGEHIELTVQFLGGVTSYVESMFTLYADDSYGTQVSTDLIATANPPVGDGCVLDVQPSYGDFGDVNIGEIQNIGFNLSNLSEGDFFNGRCNINDIYLVAGNQEYRLGDMSELTSFLGIPPGGMMDTSVNVFFEPMSEGIKLETLRIISNDMYQPTLDIPLYGNVMGSRLCVGVDGVAPATVQCGPSQPCDSFDFGIAGPGTTVDQDVVLTNCGAGVLDIRGIEMDAASAPEFLKVSPSGDSLPMELAAGESTTVRVRYTPSESDGDFGAFTVLSNASGAQEARVNLSGNYDGTCTQIISCNPVMTHFGTVEVDTSGVRSVTCTNFGTESLNITDVVVTGSSAISMATNTYATLQPGENVNLQFLCAPVAGGVHQADIQVLSDACENAPFNLSALCNAYVPEVPDCIGSDVYEPLEKWRWTGTSTYPGYDDVWMTPIVMNLTDDNADGVVDVMDTPDVIFTALESSMDMLGGGGGGQDAFCNANNASPAVVIAVSGDDGSTIWEWGRLPEGDPADPMARAMEAEAQLAAGDIDGDGLAEIIGVKYTYIAPNENCEMTDPGCCIRGKFAHGSLYALEHDGTFKWESQLWRMPEFVIENGGGPAIGDMNGDGWPEIAFGNAVFSHNGQLLFEGTTSTSADGGDGEGGAGHGPMSVFVDLNGDGTNELVSGRTAFNYAGEKIWHREDLADGLSTVANVDADSNPEVILLTASNDLLVLEDDGTTLYGPLHISSGQLNEDGEDEGFIATNPAVGDLDGDGYPEIVISATNWVYVFEHDLTLKWKAQSSDQTGASGPTTFDFEGDGRAEVVYADEGNVFIWDGVDGHLKYQAARGSRTIFDNPVIVDVDNNGHADILLAMESPLGDVGMHGVIAYSNDKENWVGTRRVWNQHSYHISNISESGIVPAFEGAGWIEHNVYRSNVVRCE
- a CDS encoding alpha/beta fold hydrolase, which codes for MSNIVVELPSQAIETTFHNSSHSLTEQRSSGRRFWAHTQDGWKLALYHKSPENSGSRMGPILLVHGLGANRYNMDAPVHEINLAEYLRARGHDVWIAELRGAGRSHYTGKFWKKRKTYNFNDIVFQDVPALIKKVQAETGAQRVHWIGHSLGGMLAYASMINGRSDLFGAVVTVGSPGISANQHPFLDFIFPLRAILKLQKWAPYRPASLVGKLFPRITKRIACPALANHSLMNHQDVSALVSVALSPVSTRLVQQFANWYTMSKDQAGSGHQGDYWKNLDTIDRPVLFVAGAADKLVPIENVAEVYNKINTEDKKLLVCSEANGFAGDYGHIDLLLARSARYEIYPEIASWIETHPS
- a CDS encoding phytanoyl-CoA dioxygenase; translation: MFIKPDELKNLPPMNTRYKLGETLTEEQLAFLDAYGFVHFEGVASKDEVEGIISELERIEGEWATEERDSINGIPLFWGKDDRGAKFLQRFAFTSRHSKFISKFVTHSRFEPIRRLVGEDARIGEDEKDGVVVNRYMNVPESIHPRLGWHTDGLRDLCYLRMPQRMLNIGLHLDDCDTYNGGLRLLPGSHRQGFMSMCFKKLYFLDHRSDDKEICVTTKAGDLTIHDGRLWHRVARSKLYGQDSLRRTMFVPYLTGPYEPKSSASRTPIYHHLGTAIRATKSKIQAAFA
- a CDS encoding TetR/AcrR family transcriptional regulator; amino-acid sequence: MARPAQADAALTKQKVLSSASALFAELGEGNTSMRAIAGGAGVSLGTVHHYFGSKAKLYDACIDAMYGELGSLWSELQNEIQNLDGVGALVEHVIRRGFGFARRNHMAIRLVMREVVDHGEVSQARREQFVDPFFTRITLAVGELLGRGSVETRLLCQSAVNLVVRYALSSERELEIVTGLQGEASMLAVESHLVEVTRTLFEIKIN